In Numidum massiliense, a single genomic region encodes these proteins:
- the secA gene encoding preprotein translocase subunit SecA, whose product MSALRKVFPSQNDRELKKITKVADKIEALEPEVSRCSDEELQQKTPQFRERLAQGETLDDLLPEAFAVVREASKRVLGLRHFYVQLLGGIVLHQGKISEMKTGEGKTLVATLPAYLNALPGKGVHIVTVNDYLAQRDRESMGKIYEFLGLTVGMNLHDMDEEEKRAAYAADITFGTNNEYGFDYLRDNMVLYKELMVQRPLNFAIVDEVDSILIDEARTPLIISGQANKATDLYYAADRFAKRLKREDDYTLDEKTRTVTLTEQGVDKAEKAFDIDNLFDTKNMLLNHHINQALKANVTMHRDEDYVVNEDGVIIVDEFTGRLMHGRRYSDGLHQAIEAKEGLQVQKESMTLATITLQNYFRMYQKLAGMTGTAKTEEEEFRKIYGMDVVVIPTNKPMIRKDETDILYKTEDVKYQKVVDEIVARHAKGQPVLVGTVSIANSERLSKMLKKKGVPHNVLNAKFHRQEAEIIAQAGQLGQVTIATNMAGRGTDIVLGDGVAERGGLHIIGTERHESRRIDNQLRGRAGRQGDPGSSQFFLSFEDELMRRYGQDRLKGIMEKVGMDDEQEIEGRLFTKAVETAQKHIEGANFDTRRIVLQYDNVMNEQRNIIYKQRREVLEADSVRDIVRGMIKAVIGHVVELHTPEEEVPEDWDVDAIVDYVNGNLLKEPVRLEVDDIKMRERDEVTAIIEEKVLAYYDQREAELTREQMDEFEKVIVLRTVDRKWMDHIDAMEQLRQGIHLRAYGQKDPLQEYQFEGFNMFNQMVFEISEEVSKHVMRTEISSDQLEREEVAVEQEATTRSYDQPPEKEEPRKRQPVRVQYKAGRNDPCPCGSGKKYKQCCGAPGKTGTE is encoded by the coding sequence ATGTCAGCTTTACGCAAAGTGTTCCCTAGTCAAAACGACCGCGAACTAAAGAAAATAACGAAAGTTGCCGATAAAATAGAGGCGTTAGAGCCGGAAGTGAGCCGCTGCTCTGACGAAGAGCTGCAGCAAAAAACGCCGCAATTTCGGGAACGGCTCGCGCAAGGTGAGACGCTGGACGACTTGTTGCCCGAGGCGTTCGCTGTCGTGCGCGAAGCGTCGAAGCGCGTCTTAGGTTTAAGGCACTTTTACGTGCAATTGCTCGGGGGGATCGTCCTGCACCAAGGAAAGATTTCCGAGATGAAGACCGGGGAAGGGAAAACGTTAGTCGCGACGTTGCCTGCCTACTTAAACGCCCTGCCCGGAAAAGGTGTCCACATCGTCACCGTGAACGACTACTTGGCGCAGCGCGACCGGGAAAGCATGGGAAAAATTTATGAGTTTCTCGGATTGACAGTCGGCATGAACTTACACGATATGGACGAAGAAGAGAAGCGGGCCGCCTACGCTGCAGACATTACGTTCGGGACGAACAACGAGTACGGCTTCGACTACTTGCGCGACAATATGGTGCTGTACAAAGAACTGATGGTGCAGCGTCCGCTCAACTTTGCCATCGTCGACGAAGTGGACAGCATTTTAATCGACGAGGCGCGTACGCCGCTCATCATTTCCGGACAAGCGAACAAGGCGACCGACTTGTACTATGCCGCGGATCGCTTCGCCAAAAGGCTGAAGCGGGAAGACGACTATACGCTCGACGAAAAGACGCGCACAGTGACGTTGACAGAGCAAGGGGTGGACAAAGCGGAAAAGGCGTTTGACATCGACAACTTGTTCGATACGAAAAACATGCTTTTAAACCACCACATTAACCAAGCGCTAAAAGCGAACGTCACCATGCACCGCGACGAAGATTACGTCGTGAACGAAGACGGCGTCATCATCGTCGACGAATTTACGGGCCGCCTCATGCACGGTCGTCGTTACAGCGACGGCTTGCACCAAGCGATCGAGGCTAAGGAAGGCTTACAGGTGCAAAAGGAAAGCATGACGCTAGCGACGATTACGCTGCAAAACTACTTCCGCATGTATCAAAAGTTAGCTGGCATGACCGGGACGGCGAAAACGGAAGAAGAAGAGTTTCGCAAAATTTACGGGATGGACGTCGTCGTCATTCCGACGAACAAACCGATGATCCGCAAAGACGAAACGGACATTTTATATAAGACCGAAGACGTAAAGTACCAAAAAGTCGTCGACGAAATCGTCGCACGTCACGCCAAGGGACAGCCGGTGCTCGTCGGGACGGTGTCGATTGCCAACTCCGAGCGCCTTTCGAAAATGTTAAAGAAAAAAGGCGTGCCACACAACGTGCTCAATGCGAAATTCCACCGCCAAGAGGCGGAAATTATTGCCCAAGCAGGACAGCTCGGGCAAGTGACGATTGCGACGAACATGGCCGGTCGCGGGACGGACATCGTCCTCGGCGACGGCGTGGCGGAACGCGGCGGCTTGCACATTATCGGCACCGAGCGGCACGAGAGTCGCCGCATTGACAACCAGTTGCGCGGGCGGGCGGGACGACAAGGCGATCCGGGGTCGTCGCAGTTTTTTCTCTCCTTCGAGGACGAGCTCATGCGCCGTTACGGCCAAGACCGGCTCAAGGGGATTATGGAAAAAGTTGGCATGGACGACGAGCAAGAAATCGAAGGGCGCCTCTTTACAAAGGCAGTCGAAACGGCGCAAAAACATATTGAAGGTGCCAACTTTGACACGCGTCGCATCGTGCTGCAGTACGACAACGTCATGAACGAGCAGCGCAACATCATATACAAACAGCGGCGTGAAGTGTTAGAGGCGGACAGCGTACGCGACATCGTGCGCGGAATGATTAAGGCGGTCATCGGACACGTCGTCGAGCTGCACACGCCGGAAGAGGAAGTGCCCGAAGATTGGGACGTCGACGCCATCGTCGACTACGTGAACGGCAATTTGTTAAAAGAGCCGGTCCGGTTAGAAGTCGACGACATAAAAATGCGTGAGCGTGACGAAGTGACGGCGATCATCGAGGAAAAAGTGCTCGCCTATTACGACCAGCGGGAAGCCGAGCTCACGCGGGAGCAAATGGACGAATTTGAAAAAGTCATCGTGCTCCGCACCGTCGACCGCAAATGGATGGATCACATCGACGCGATGGAGCAACTCAGGCAAGGGATTCACTTACGCGCCTACGGGCAAAAAGACCCGCTGCAGGAGTATCAGTTCGAAGGGTTCAACATGTTTAACCAAATGGTGTTCGAAATTTCGGAGGAAGTTTCTAAACACGTGATGCGCACAGAAATTAGCAGTGATCAACTTGAACGGGAAGAAGTGGCCGTTGAGCAAGAGGCGACAACGCGCAGTTACGACCAGCCGCCGGAAAAAGAAGAACCGCGCAAACGGCAACCGGTACGCGTACAATATAAAGCAGGCCGTAACGACCCGTGTCCGTGCGGCAGCGGCAAAAAGTACAAACAGTGTTGCGGCGCCCCCGGCAAAACGGGGACAGAATAA
- the prfB gene encoding peptide chain release factor 2 (programmed frameshift) yields MNDYSELKQDVTTTAKRLAEIRGSLDLAQKKEQIAALEQEMSAPDFWNDQREAQRVIDENNRLKHLVEQMEVLDELYDDVQVLCELGKEEGDESLFDDAAAQLHDLHEKLSAFELELLLSDPYDQNNAILELHPGAGGTESQDWADILLRMYTRWAADHDYRVETLDYLPGDEAGVKSVTLLIKGHNAYGYLKAEKGVHRLVRISPFDSSGRRHTSFVSCNVMPEITDDAEVTINSEDLKIDTYRSSGAGGQHVNTTDSAVRITHVPTGIIVTCQSERSQIKNREQAMKILRARLYEVKERERQQKLSEIQGDQSEIGWGNQIRSYVFHPYSMVKDHRTNVEVGNVNAVVDGEIDVFIDTYLRQHIGK; encoded by the exons ATGAACGATTACAGTGAACTGAAACAAGATGTGACGACTACAGCTAAACGACTGGCGGAAATAAGGGGGTCTCTT GACCTCGCTCAAAAGAAGGAACAAATCGCAGCGCTCGAACAAGAGATGAGCGCGCCTGACTTTTGGAACGACCAGCGCGAGGCACAGCGCGTCATTGACGAGAACAACCGCTTGAAACATTTAGTTGAACAGATGGAAGTGTTGGATGAGTTGTACGACGACGTTCAAGTGCTGTGCGAACTGGGCAAAGAAGAGGGCGACGAGTCGTTGTTTGACGATGCCGCCGCACAGTTGCACGACCTTCATGAGAAACTGTCTGCCTTCGAGCTGGAACTGTTGCTCAGCGACCCGTACGACCAGAACAACGCCATCCTCGAATTGCACCCTGGCGCTGGCGGGACGGAGTCGCAGGACTGGGCCGACATTTTGCTGCGCATGTATACGCGCTGGGCGGCCGATCACGACTATCGCGTCGAGACGCTCGACTACCTCCCCGGCGACGAAGCAGGCGTGAAAAGCGTCACCTTGCTCATTAAAGGGCACAACGCGTACGGCTATTTGAAGGCGGAAAAAGGCGTGCACCGCCTCGTGCGCATTTCGCCGTTCGACTCCTCGGGACGACGGCATACGTCGTTCGTCTCGTGCAACGTCATGCCCGAAATTACGGACGACGCCGAGGTGACGATTAATAGCGAAGACTTGAAGATTGACACGTACCGTTCGAGCGGCGCAGGCGGACAACACGTCAATACGACCGACTCCGCCGTGCGCATTACGCACGTGCCGACAGGCATCATCGTCACGTGTCAATCGGAGCGCTCGCAAATAAAAAACCGCGAACAGGCGATGAAAATTTTGCGTGCGCGTCTGTACGAAGTGAAAGAGCGGGAGCGCCAGCAGAAGCTGTCCGAAATACAAGGGGACCAAAGTGAAATCGGCTGGGGCAACCAAATCCGCTCCTACGTGTTCCACCCATACAGTATGGTGAAAGACCATCGTACGAACGTCGAGGTCGGCAACGTGAACGCCGTCGTCGACGGTGAGATCGACGTGTTTATCGACACGTATTTGCGGCAGCATATCGGGAAATAA
- the tkt gene encoding transketolase, with translation MTFTEKDQLAVNTIRTLSIDAVEKANSGHPGMPMGAAPMGYVLWTRFMRHNPHNPKWPNRDRFVLSAGHGSMLLYSLLHLSGYDVSLDDLKQFRQWGSKTPGHPEYGHTPGVETTTGPLGQGIATAVGMAMAERFLAETYNRDKFDIFNHYTYTIVGDGDLMEGIAAEAASLAGHLKLDRLIALYDSNDISLDGDLDKSFTENVAKRFEAYGWHVLRVEAGNDLAAIARAIEQAKAHKGQPTLIEIKTNIGYGSPNRQNTSAAHGQPLGVEEMALTKQTYKWEHPEFFVPEEAREAFRVVQETGERAEGEWNELLKQYEAAYPELAKQLQQALAGELPDGWDADLPVYEAGKKEATRNVSGAALNAVAKHLPTLLGGSADLSGSNKTTLNDFPMYSPDDYAGRNVWYGVREHAMGAALNGIALHGGVRPYAGTFLVFADYLRPSIRLAALMNQPVIYVLTHDSIGVGEDGPTHQPIEAMAALRAIPQLTVLRPGDANETVEAWRYILEQKEGPCALALSRQSLPVYAETAEKARTGLRRGAYILKEAESGDPEAILIATGSELQLAMEAQSRLAEEGTHVRVVSMPSWELFEAQDEAYRDSVLPPAVTKRVAIEAGLTMGWERYVGSKGAIVGINHFGASAPGEKLMEEFGFTVDNVIAHLRKL, from the coding sequence ATGACTTTTACAGAAAAAGACCAACTTGCGGTAAATACGATTCGCACACTGTCGATCGACGCGGTGGAAAAGGCGAATTCTGGGCACCCGGGCATGCCGATGGGCGCTGCGCCGATGGGCTACGTGTTGTGGACGCGTTTTATGCGCCACAACCCGCACAACCCAAAGTGGCCGAACCGCGACCGCTTCGTGCTGTCGGCCGGACACGGATCGATGCTGTTGTACAGTTTGTTACATTTGAGTGGTTACGACGTCTCACTCGACGATCTCAAACAGTTCCGCCAATGGGGCAGTAAAACGCCGGGCCATCCGGAGTACGGCCACACACCGGGTGTGGAGACGACGACTGGTCCGCTCGGGCAAGGGATCGCCACGGCTGTCGGGATGGCGATGGCGGAACGCTTTCTCGCCGAGACGTACAACCGCGACAAGTTTGATATATTTAACCATTATACGTATACGATCGTCGGCGACGGCGATCTGATGGAAGGGATCGCGGCAGAAGCGGCGTCACTTGCCGGTCACTTGAAGCTCGACCGCCTCATCGCCTTGTACGACTCGAACGACATTTCGCTCGACGGCGATTTGGACAAGTCATTTACAGAAAATGTGGCTAAGCGGTTTGAAGCGTACGGCTGGCACGTGTTACGCGTGGAAGCGGGTAACGACCTCGCGGCGATCGCCCGCGCCATCGAACAGGCGAAGGCGCACAAAGGGCAGCCGACGTTGATCGAAATTAAGACGAATATCGGCTACGGCAGTCCGAACCGACAAAATACGTCGGCCGCCCACGGACAACCGCTCGGTGTGGAAGAAATGGCGCTGACGAAGCAGACGTACAAGTGGGAGCACCCGGAATTTTTTGTGCCGGAAGAGGCGCGCGAGGCATTTCGCGTCGTCCAGGAAACGGGTGAGCGCGCGGAAGGCGAGTGGAACGAGCTCCTGAAGCAGTACGAAGCGGCTTATCCCGAATTAGCCAAACAGCTACAGCAAGCGCTGGCGGGCGAGCTGCCGGACGGCTGGGACGCTGACTTGCCTGTATACGAGGCAGGGAAAAAAGAAGCGACGCGAAACGTGTCCGGGGCTGCACTCAACGCTGTCGCCAAACACTTGCCGACGTTGCTCGGCGGTTCGGCCGACTTGAGTGGTTCGAACAAGACGACGTTGAACGACTTCCCGATGTACAGTCCAGACGACTACGCCGGACGCAACGTCTGGTACGGCGTGCGCGAACACGCGATGGGCGCGGCGCTGAACGGGATCGCCTTACACGGTGGCGTACGCCCGTACGCAGGAACGTTTCTCGTGTTCGCCGATTACTTGCGGCCGTCGATTCGCCTTGCGGCGTTAATGAACCAACCGGTCATTTACGTGTTGACGCACGACAGCATCGGTGTCGGCGAAGACGGGCCGACCCACCAACCGATCGAAGCTATGGCTGCGCTGCGGGCGATTCCGCAACTGACGGTCTTGCGGCCGGGGGATGCCAACGAAACGGTCGAAGCGTGGCGCTACATTTTGGAGCAAAAAGAAGGGCCGTGTGCCCTCGCCTTGAGCCGTCAGAGCCTGCCGGTGTACGCAGAAACGGCGGAAAAAGCCCGCACTGGTTTGCGGCGCGGTGCGTACATTTTGAAAGAAGCCGAGAGCGGCGATCCAGAAGCAATTTTAATCGCAACTGGCTCAGAACTGCAATTGGCGATGGAGGCGCAAAGCCGCTTAGCCGAGGAAGGCACGCACGTGCGCGTCGTCAGCATGCCGAGTTGGGAGCTGTTCGAGGCGCAAGACGAAGCGTATCGCGACAGCGTATTGCCCCCGGCAGTGACGAAGCGAGTGGCTATAGAAGCTGGCTTGACGATGGGATGGGAGCGGTACGTCGGATCCAAAGGCGCGATCGTCGGCATTAACCACTTTGGCGCTTCTGCACCAGGCGAAAAGCTAATGGAGGAATTCGGCTTTACCGTCGACAACGTTATTGCCCATTTGCGGAAGTTGTAA
- a CDS encoding c-type cytochrome — MRRKWLTLAICLCLSLALLGGCGAANKQKGAPTEEKAPAAQKGDYDEAAAKDAYEKGTCMSCHGGNLEGSAGPSLQTVGKNLSADEIVDIINNGRGGMPALGDKLNDDEKENLAAWLEAHK, encoded by the coding sequence ATGCGACGAAAGTGGTTAACGCTCGCGATCTGTTTATGTCTGTCGCTCGCGTTACTCGGCGGGTGCGGTGCGGCGAACAAGCAAAAAGGTGCACCGACCGAGGAAAAGGCTCCGGCGGCGCAAAAAGGTGATTACGATGAAGCAGCAGCGAAGGACGCGTATGAAAAAGGGACGTGCATGAGTTGTCACGGCGGCAACTTAGAAGGGAGCGCCGGTCCGTCGTTACAAACGGTCGGCAAAAACTTGAGTGCTGATGAAATCGTCGACATTATTAATAACGGGCGAGGTGGCATGCCCGCACTCGGCGATAAATTAAACGATGACGAGAAGGAAAATCTCGCAGCGTGGTTAGAGGCGCATAAGTAA
- the argC gene encoding N-acetyl-gamma-glutamyl-phosphate reductase, which yields MRVVIVGSTGYGGLELIRLCEAHPQLEIGALVSTSVAGEALGDVFPHLRPLELPFTPLSVEAIATAGEVVFFATPAGVSSEWVPQLLSRGLICIDLSGDFRLPDGEVYREWYGRETATDDELARAVYGLSEWERIAVREAQLVANPGCYPTATLLALLPLLQQKFIVPETVVIDAKSGVSGAGRTAQLPLLFTEVNDNLRPYKVDRHQHIPEIEHTCQRVTGESLNVSFTPHLIPMSRGICCTVYASLVSGTTPSDIRDVYRDRYGTEPFVRLRPQGEWPQTKDVTGSNYCDIAFQVDQRTGRVIIFSVIDNLIKGAAGQAVQNLNIRMGWPETMGLSSSPLYV from the coding sequence GTGCGTGTCGTCATCGTAGGATCTACCGGCTACGGTGGATTGGAACTCATTCGTTTATGTGAAGCACATCCGCAGTTGGAAATTGGGGCACTCGTTTCTACGTCTGTAGCTGGCGAGGCACTCGGTGACGTTTTCCCCCATTTGCGTCCTTTAGAGCTGCCCTTTACGCCGCTTAGCGTCGAAGCAATCGCCACTGCTGGTGAGGTTGTCTTTTTTGCGACTCCGGCTGGCGTTAGCAGTGAATGGGTACCGCAGCTACTCTCGCGGGGACTAATTTGTATCGATTTATCGGGGGATTTTCGCTTGCCGGACGGCGAGGTGTACCGCGAGTGGTACGGGCGAGAAACGGCTACAGACGACGAACTAGCACGCGCTGTTTACGGTTTGAGCGAATGGGAGCGGATCGCCGTGCGCGAGGCGCAGTTAGTAGCTAATCCAGGGTGCTACCCGACGGCGACACTGCTCGCATTGTTGCCGTTGTTGCAGCAGAAGTTCATCGTTCCGGAGACAGTCGTCATCGACGCGAAGTCGGGCGTGTCCGGGGCGGGGCGGACGGCGCAGTTGCCGCTGTTATTTACGGAAGTTAACGACAACTTGCGTCCGTACAAAGTGGATCGACACCAACACATTCCGGAAATTGAACATACGTGTCAGCGGGTGACGGGCGAGAGTCTTAACGTCTCCTTTACCCCGCACCTCATTCCGATGAGCCGCGGCATTTGCTGTACGGTGTATGCCTCGCTCGTTAGCGGAACGACGCCTAGCGACATTCGCGACGTTTACAGAGATCGTTACGGTACGGAACCTTTTGTACGCCTTCGTCCACAAGGGGAGTGGCCGCAAACGAAAGATGTGACTGGAAGTAACTACTGTGACATTGCGTTCCAAGTCGATCAGCGCACGGGGCGCGTCATTATCTTTTCCGTTATCGACAACTTGATCAAAGGGGCCGCTGGGCAGGCGGTGCAAAACTTGAACATACGGATGGGTTGGCCCGAAACGATGGGATTGAGCAGCTCGCCGCTTTATGTGTGA
- the argJ gene encoding bifunctional glutamate N-acetyltransferase/amino-acid acetyltransferase ArgJ, protein MNSHVLTATTREQGDGFKIAAEPRITAPRGFTAGGINCGIRRSRLDLGIVACTVPATAAAVYTTNAFQAAPLKVTQASLAIEGKLQALVVNSGVANACTGEKGEQDARAIQNEAAELLGIPPHYVGVGSTGVIGERLPVAKMVNGLRTLAPRLAPEGAEQFCEAILTTDTVTKKVQVTVTVDGCEVHIAGAAKGSGMIKPNMATMLSFITTDAVIPQSELEQLLRKTTDDTYNMITVDGDTSTNDTVTVLASGLAEHRSLHEGHPDWLAFAAAFHYVNEQLAQAIARDGEGATKLVEVNVCGAHTVADARRVAKTIVGSSLVKTAVFGADVNWGRVICAIGYAGASFDATQVDIAIGGVPVVQHSVAVDTLEADVRAAMQREKVVIDVDLHSGDVGATAWGCDLTYDYVRINASYRT, encoded by the coding sequence ATGAACAGTCACGTACTAACTGCAACAACGCGGGAACAGGGCGACGGGTTTAAAATTGCTGCAGAACCGAGGATTACAGCGCCGCGTGGGTTCACGGCGGGAGGGATCAACTGTGGCATTCGGCGCTCGCGGCTCGATTTAGGGATCGTCGCTTGCACGGTCCCAGCGACAGCGGCGGCAGTATACACGACGAACGCGTTTCAAGCGGCCCCGCTCAAAGTGACACAAGCGAGTTTAGCGATTGAGGGCAAGTTACAGGCGCTCGTCGTCAACAGTGGCGTCGCGAATGCGTGCACGGGAGAGAAGGGAGAGCAAGATGCCCGCGCGATTCAAAATGAAGCGGCTGAGCTGCTCGGCATCCCCCCTCACTACGTCGGCGTCGGTTCGACGGGGGTGATCGGCGAACGGCTACCGGTAGCGAAAATGGTGAACGGATTGCGTACACTCGCGCCGCGGTTGGCACCGGAGGGCGCGGAACAGTTTTGCGAGGCGATTTTAACGACCGATACGGTGACAAAAAAAGTGCAGGTGACGGTGACGGTCGACGGCTGCGAGGTGCACATTGCCGGGGCGGCAAAAGGATCGGGCATGATTAAGCCAAACATGGCGACGATGCTTAGTTTTATTACGACGGATGCAGTGATCCCCCAGTCCGAGTTAGAGCAGTTGCTGCGGAAGACGACGGACGACACGTATAACATGATTACGGTCGACGGCGACACGAGCACGAACGATACGGTAACAGTGCTGGCGAGTGGATTGGCCGAGCACCGTTCGTTGCACGAAGGACACCCGGATTGGCTAGCGTTCGCTGCTGCCTTTCACTACGTAAACGAACAGTTGGCACAGGCGATCGCCCGGGACGGCGAAGGGGCGACGAAGTTGGTCGAAGTGAATGTGTGCGGCGCGCATACGGTGGCCGATGCGCGGCGAGTGGCGAAAACAATCGTCGGTTCGAGCTTAGTGAAGACAGCGGTGTTTGGCGCTGACGTCAATTGGGGGCGGGTTATTTGCGCGATCGGTTACGCGGGGGCGTCTTTTGATGCTACTCAAGTAGACATCGCCATTGGCGGGGTGCCGGTCGTGCAGCACAGCGTCGCGGTCGACACCTTGGAAGCAGACGTACGGGCCGCCATGCAAAGGGAAAAAGTTGTGATCGATGTCGACTTACACTCAGGGGATGTGGGAGCGACCGCGTGGGGATGTGACCTTACGTACGATTACGTGCGCATTAACGCGAGTTATCGCACGTGA
- the argB gene encoding acetylglutamate kinase produces MKNETVVIKLGGSLLGELPDAFFQQCAALKRAGVQLVVVHGGGPKINAYMERLALPATFSGGLRVTDAPTLELVEMVLAGTLNKQIVSRLEGAGAAALGISGVDRGLLRVQPYDKALGYVGRVDRVRVDVLRKLSSSGWIPVVASLGVDAQGQHYNVNADSAAGAIATALAANKLVFATDVPGILARDGQTLKQVTPQQLEQLIEVGTIADGMIPKAQAVLTSVAGNVAAVCIGDGKHPDMLQALYTGGGEAFPGTRVVVEGSETNGVNGDVYALADYTR; encoded by the coding sequence ATGAAGAACGAAACAGTCGTCATTAAGTTAGGGGGGAGCTTGCTGGGAGAGCTGCCAGACGCTTTTTTTCAGCAGTGTGCAGCATTGAAGCGCGCGGGTGTGCAGCTTGTCGTCGTGCACGGCGGTGGGCCAAAAATTAATGCGTACATGGAGCGATTGGCGCTCCCGGCGACGTTCTCGGGGGGGCTGCGCGTGACCGACGCGCCGACACTCGAGCTCGTCGAGATGGTGCTTGCGGGGACGCTGAATAAACAGATCGTCTCCCGGTTGGAAGGAGCTGGGGCGGCGGCGCTTGGCATTTCCGGTGTCGACCGTGGCTTGCTACGCGTACAGCCTTATGATAAGGCGCTCGGTTACGTCGGACGAGTCGACCGCGTCCGCGTAGACGTGCTCCGCAAACTGTCTTCCAGTGGGTGGATTCCAGTTGTCGCTTCGCTCGGCGTCGATGCGCAGGGACAGCATTACAATGTGAACGCCGATAGTGCCGCGGGAGCAATCGCGACCGCGCTCGCGGCAAATAAACTCGTCTTCGCCACCGACGTTCCGGGCATTTTAGCCCGCGATGGGCAGACGCTGAAGCAAGTGACGCCCCAGCAGCTAGAGCAACTGATCGAGGTGGGGACGATTGCTGACGGGATGATCCCGAAAGCGCAGGCCGTGTTGACGAGTGTCGCCGGCAATGTCGCCGCTGTCTGTATCGGTGACGGCAAGCATCCTGACATGTTACAGGCGTTGTACACTGGCGGCGGAGAGGCGTTTCCAGGGACGCGTGTCGTAGTGGAAGGAAGTGAGACAAATGGCGTTAATGGCGACGTATACGCGCTGGCCGATTACACTCGTTAA
- a CDS encoding acetylornithine transaminase, with product MALMATYTRWPITLVKGEGAYVWDDAGRQYLDFTAGIGVVNVGHCHPHVVQALEKQAHQLWHVSNLFTVPAQEELAARLTADSHLDAAFFCNSGAEANEAAIKLARKVASERKGIEAPEIVTFTHSFHGRTLATLTATGQEKVKQGFAPLPSGFETVLWGDAAALAEALKPHTAAVMLEVVQGEGGLRPADSAWLHQVAELCRARDVLLIVDEVQTGMGRTGTLFAHEMYDFAPDIVTLAKGLGNGFPIGCTLATKEVAQHFGPGSHGSTFGGNPLAMASAHAVLDVLTAEGFLTEVKQKGEWLKAALAEQLHSHPLVADVRGHGLMLGIALREPRAAELIAALQGQGMLVLPAGADVVRLLPPLVVTEEQLKEAVDLLKAAFADAVASADPTAASDSATLTKHESPSTVSVPSNSATPAGSAVSQSGVPSQ from the coding sequence ATGGCGTTAATGGCGACGTATACGCGCTGGCCGATTACACTCGTTAAAGGAGAGGGCGCCTATGTGTGGGATGACGCTGGGAGGCAATATTTAGATTTTACAGCGGGAATCGGGGTCGTAAACGTCGGGCACTGCCACCCGCACGTCGTGCAGGCGCTCGAGAAGCAGGCACACCAATTGTGGCATGTGAGCAACTTGTTTACCGTTCCGGCGCAAGAAGAGTTAGCCGCGCGGCTGACAGCTGATAGTCACTTGGACGCTGCCTTTTTTTGCAACAGTGGTGCCGAGGCTAACGAAGCGGCGATTAAGTTGGCACGCAAAGTGGCCAGTGAACGGAAAGGGATCGAGGCGCCGGAAATTGTGACCTTTACGCATTCGTTTCACGGGCGCACGTTGGCGACGTTGACCGCGACAGGTCAAGAAAAGGTGAAACAAGGGTTTGCGCCGCTGCCATCCGGGTTTGAGACGGTACTGTGGGGCGATGCGGCGGCGTTGGCCGAGGCGCTTAAGCCGCACACGGCGGCAGTGATGCTCGAAGTCGTGCAAGGTGAGGGCGGGTTACGTCCGGCGGACTCCGCGTGGTTACACCAGGTTGCCGAGCTCTGCCGCGCCCGCGATGTGTTACTCATCGTCGACGAAGTCCAAACGGGAATGGGGCGCACGGGGACACTGTTTGCCCACGAGATGTACGACTTCGCGCCCGATATCGTCACGTTGGCCAAAGGGTTAGGGAATGGTTTTCCGATCGGTTGTACACTGGCGACGAAGGAAGTCGCACAACATTTTGGGCCGGGAAGCCACGGATCGACATTTGGTGGCAACCCGCTGGCGATGGCCAGTGCGCACGCCGTACTCGATGTGTTGACGGCGGAAGGCTTTTTGACCGAAGTAAAGCAAAAAGGGGAATGGCTTAAAGCTGCACTTGCGGAACAGCTGCACAGTCACCCGCTAGTCGCTGATGTGCGCGGGCACGGGCTAATGCTCGGCATTGCCTTGCGTGAACCGCGCGCGGCGGAACTCATTGCGGCATTGCAGGGACAAGGCATGCTCGTCTTACCGGCAGGTGCAGACGTCGTGCGCTTGTTACCGCCACTCGTTGTAACGGAAGAGCAGTTAAAAGAAGCGGTCGATTTACTCAAGGCTGCTTTTGCCGACGCAGTAGCTTCCGCGGATCCGACAGCAGCTTCCGATTCCGCTACACTTACGAAACACGAGAGTCCGTCAACCGTTTCGGTACCTTCTAATTCCGCTACACCTGCGGGATCTGCTGTCTCTCAGTCGGGGGTGCCGTCGCAATGA